The following proteins are co-located in the Paenibacillus sp. FSL H8-0079 genome:
- a CDS encoding sugar ABC transporter permease: protein MNANKIYPWYFSSGAIVLYLLFIVAPALLGIYYSFTDWNSYSSEKNFIGLEHFRTILAGDPTYLLFIKNTVLFTLVTSIAKTVLGLFLALLLVSGVKAANLHRMIIFSPQVLSFLIVGLVFKSLLDPNNGFVNVTLRSMGLDVLAQNWLGSLTWAMPSIMAVDTWKGMGYIMVLFIAGLLAIPRDYYEAASIDGAGFGQKLFRITIPMLMPTITIATVLNITYGLRVFDAVYVLTNGGPGNATDVINTAVYSSFAKGYWGLGSALSTILFVIMAIISFFIIRLMNRKVEY from the coding sequence ATGAATGCGAACAAAATCTATCCCTGGTATTTCTCATCTGGAGCGATTGTGTTATATCTGCTGTTCATTGTCGCTCCCGCCCTGCTGGGCATCTATTATTCCTTCACCGACTGGAACAGCTATAGTTCGGAGAAGAACTTTATTGGTCTGGAGCATTTCCGCACTATTCTCGCGGGTGATCCCACCTATCTGCTTTTTATCAAAAATACAGTCTTGTTCACCCTGGTTACATCCATCGCCAAGACGGTTCTCGGCTTGTTTCTGGCCCTGCTGCTGGTCAGCGGTGTAAAGGCCGCGAATCTGCATCGGATGATTATCTTCTCCCCACAGGTGCTGTCGTTCCTGATTGTTGGACTCGTGTTCAAAAGTCTGCTCGACCCCAACAACGGGTTCGTTAACGTGACCCTGCGTTCCATGGGACTGGACGTTCTCGCCCAGAACTGGCTGGGTTCCCTGACCTGGGCCATGCCATCCATTATGGCGGTGGACACCTGGAAAGGCATGGGATACATCATGGTGCTGTTCATAGCCGGACTGCTTGCCATTCCCCGCGATTACTACGAGGCAGCGTCCATTGACGGCGCAGGATTCGGGCAGAAGCTGTTCCGGATCACGATTCCAATGCTGATGCCTACCATTACCATTGCCACGGTGCTCAATATTACATACGGACTGAGAGTTTTCGATGCCGTATACGTGCTAACCAACGGTGGGCCCGGTAACGCGACAGATGTCATTAACACTGCGGTCTATTCCTCTTTTGCCAAAGGATATTGGGGACTCGGAAGTGCACTTTCCACCATCCTGTTTGTCATCATGGCGATCATCTCCTTCTTCATCATTCGTTTGATGAACCGAAAGGTGGAATACTGA